CATGATCGCCTTCCTGCTGGAGCGGGGCGGCCTCGACCCGACCGTCCTCCTGGGCGGCGAGATGGAGGCCATCGGCGGAACGGGCAAGGCCGGCAGCGGCCCCTGGGTGGTGGCCGAGACCGACGAGTCCGACCGCTCCTTCCTGCGCTACCGCCCGGAGGTGGCGGTGGTGACCAACGTGGAGCCCGAGCACCTCGAGTTCTGGGAGGGCTCCTTCGAGCGCATCAAGGAGGGCTTCCGCCAGTTCCTCGGCCAGGTGCGCCCGGGGGGACTCGCCGTGCTCTGCGCCGACGACCCGACCCTCCTGGCGCTGGGCCGGGAGCTCGCGCAGACTCCCGGCGGCGCCCGGGTGGTCTTCTACGGCACCCACCCTGCGGCGTCGTGGCAGGCGCACAACATCCGCACCTGGGAGAAGGGCATCGCCTACGACTGCGTGCGGGACGGTCGGATGCTGGGCGAGGTCCGCCTGCCGGTCCCGGGCCGGCACAACGCCCTGAACTCCCTGGGCGCGCTGGTGGCCGGGGAGTACGCCGGCCTCTCCTTCGCGCAGATGCGGGAGAGCCTGCTCTGCTTCGGCAACGCCAAGCGGCGCTTCCAGGTATGGGCTGAGGTCGACGGCATCCGGGTGGTGGACGACTACGCCCATCATCCTACGGAGATCCGGGCGACCCTGGCCGCCGCCCGGGAACAGGCGCGCGGCCGGATCGTCGCGGTCTTCCAGCCGCAGCGCTACTCCCGCACCCACTGGCTGATGGACCAGTTCGCCACGGCCTTCCAGGACGCCGACGTGCTCGTGCTCACCCGCATCTACAGCCCGCCCGGCGAGCAGCCGATTCCCGGCGTGTCCGCGGAGACGCTGGCCGCCCGCATCACGGCCAACACGGGCCGGCCGGTCACGCTGCTCAGCGACCCGCGGGAGATCCTCGCCTTCCTGCTTTCCGAGGTGCGCCCCGGCGACACGGTGCTGACGATGGGCGCCGGCGACATCTGGCAGGTGGCGCGCGACCTGGCGCAGGAGCTGAAGGCGCGCACCCCGTCGGCCCGGGGCCAGGGATAGGTCGCGTAAGCGAAGCGGCAGCCTTTCGGGCTGCCGCTCAACGCTTTGCTTGGAGACACCCCGCCGTGCGGGAAGCTAGACGTAGGGCGAGTAGTGGTTGGGGTCCACCAGCTCGCGGTACTTGTGGATCACCTGCTTCATGTCTTCCCACACGTCCCGCTTCTTGCTGGGGTCCCTGAGCAGGGCGGCGGGGTGGTAGGTGGGCATGAAGAGGATGCCCTCCCGCTCGATCCACTGCCCCCGCATCCGGGTGATGCGCGCCTGCGGGTCGATGACCCCCTGCAGGGCGGTGGCGCCCAGGAGCACGATGATCTTGGGCTGCACCAGCCGGATCTGGGCGCGCAGGTACGGCCAGCACGCCTGCCGCTCGGCGGGCTCGGGGATGCGGTTGCCCGGCGGCCGGCACTTCACCACGTTGGCGATGTAGCAGTTCCGCCGGCGGTCGAACCCCGAGACCTCCAGGATCCGGTCCAGCAGCTGGCCGGCCTTGCCCACGAAGGGGCGGCCGAGCCGGTCCTCGTCGGCGCCGGGGCCCTCGCCGATGCACATCAGTCCCGCCGGCCAGACCCCCTCGCCGAAGACCACCTGCTGGCACCCCGCCCGCAGGCCGCAGCGGCTGCAGCCCCTGACGACCTCGGCCAGGGCGTTCATGTCAGGTAACAGATCGAGCTCTGTCGGCGCGCCTGTGTAGATCATCTTCGTCCACCTTCGTCGTGGGAGTTCTCCCTTCTGATTCGGTGGCGGCGGCGCCTCTCCCTGCGGGGGAGAGGAAAAGCGCCCCTGAGTCGCACCTCCGGGGGTGCGGCGGGGGCGCTGCGGAAGGGCACTGCGGCCCGGACAGCCGGCGATTGCCGACGGGCAACGCGGGCCTGCCGGTCGGAACGCTACTGGCGCGGGCGGCGGGCCTCGCCGGACTGCTCGTACATCTGCTGCAGCAGGGTGCGGGGGTGCTCCTCCCCGCCGTCGTCGTGCAGCGGCTCGACCTCCAGCTTCATCTTCGCCCCGGGCTTTGCGGGCCCGGGCTTGCCGGCCCGGGGTTCCTCTGCCATCGCACATCACCTCGCCCCATAGCCTTATCCGGGCCCGCCCAGCCCATGCAAGCCCGCCATTCGGCGGTTGTCGTGGGTTATGCGCTATGGTATAATGCTTCAAATTCAGAGCAAGATGCTCAGTCGGAGGTCGGATCATGGACTCGAAATTCGGGCCGGAGGCGTTGACTTTCGATGACGTCCTGCTGGTACCAGCACGCTCGGAGGTTCTCCCCCGCGACGTCGACGTATCGACTCGCCTGACTCGCAAGATTCGGCTCAACATCCCCCTGATTTCCGCAGCCATGGACACGGTGACGGAGGCGCGCATGGCGATCGCCATGGCGCGCGAGGGCGGTATCGGCATCATCCACAAGTCGATGTCCATCGAGCGGCAGGCCGAGGAGGTCGACAAGGTCAAGCGCTCCGAACACGGCATCATCGTCGACCCGGTCTACGTGCACCCGGACGACATGATCGACGTGGCCCTGCAGCTCATGGCCCGCTACCGGATCTCGGGCGTGCCGGTGGTGGAGCGGGGAACCCACAAGCTGGTGGGCATCCTCACCAACCGTGACCTGCGCTTCGAGGACAACTGGCACCAGCCCGTGGGCAACGTGATGACCCGGGAAAACCTGATCACCGCACCCGTGGGCACCACGCTGGAGGAGGCCAAGGGCATCCTGCGCCACGCCAAGGTGGAGAAGCTTCCGCTGGTGGACGACCACGGGGTGCTGAAGGGCCTGCTCACCATCAAGGACATCGAGAAGGCCAAGAAGTACCCCAACTCGGCCAAGGACGAGCGGGGCCGGCTCCTCTGCGGCGCCGCCATCGGCGTCTCGCCCGACGTCATGGAGCGGGCCGGGGCGCTGGTGGACGCCGGCGTGGACGTGCTCGTGCTCGACTCCGCGCACGGACACTCCGCGGGCATCATCGAGGTGCTGCGCCGGGTGAAGGCCAGCTTCCCCAACGTGCAGGTCATCGCCGGCAACGTGGCCACCCCCGAGGGCACCCGCGACCTGATCGAGGCCGGAGCCGACGCGGTCAAGGTCGGCATCGGACCGGGCTCCATCTGCACCACCCGGGTTGTGGCGGGCATCGGCGTCCCGCAGGTGACCGCGATCTTCGAGTCGGCCAAGGCGGCGGACGAGTACGACGTGCCGATCATCGCCGACGGCGGCATCAAGTACTCGGGCGACATCACCAAGGCGATCGCGGCCGGCGCCTCCGCCGTCATGATCGGCTCCCTCTTCGCCGGCACCGACGAGTCGCCTGGCGAGATGGAGATCTACCAGGGCCGGTCGTTCAAGGTCTACCGCGGCATGGGCTCCCTCGGTGCCATGAAGGAGGGCTCGGGCGACCGGTACTTCCAGGCCGACGCCCCCAAGCTGGTTCCCGAGGGCATCGAGGGCCGCGTGCCCTACCGGGGTCCCCTGGCCGACACGGTGTTCCAGCTGGTGGGCGGTCTCCGCGCCGGCATGGGCTACTGCGGCACGCCCACCATCGAGGACCTGCGGAAGAACGGCAAGTTCCGCCGCATCACTGCCGCCGGGCTGCGGGAGAGCCACCCGCACGACGTCCACATCACCAAGGAGGCGCCGAACTACAGCGTCTCGTAGCAGAGAGACCCGGGCATATCGCCCGGGCCCTTCTCTGCCCGGAGGCTGGGACCGCCTGCTCCTGCTCCGGGCACCCCGCGCAAGGTCAAAGCTGGGATTCCCGGTCGGCCGCTGGACGGGCCCCCAGCTTTCTGTTAGAGTAGCTAAGGTGTGACCTGTCTCAGGACTGGCAGCGCATACTAGTTATGACCCGCCATACACAAGGGGAGACGGATTTTGACAGCGAAGTTCATCGTCCGCGGCGGCAACCGGCTCTCCGGCACCGTGGCCATCGGGGGCGCGAAGAACAGCGCATTGCCCATCGTCACCGCAGCTGCGCTGGCCGCCGAGGGCGAATCCATACTCGATAACGTACCCGACAACTCCGACATACAGCACCTCTGCGCGATACTCGAAGCACTGGGCTGCCAGGTGGAGCGGGTGGCCGAGACCACGCTGCGCATCCGGGCAGACCGCCTCGAGAACCACGTGGCACCGTACCACATCGCCCGCAGGCTCCGGGGCTCCACCTACGTGATGGGGCTCCTGCTGGCGCGCCTGGGAAGGGGCGAGGTCGCCTGCCCAGGCGGCTGCGAGATCGGCGCCCGCCCGGTGGACTTCCATTTGAAAGGATTCAAGGCGCTCGGGGCCGAAGTGGTGGTGGAGCACGGCGCCATGGTGTCGCAGTCGGTCAACCTGCGGGGCGGCCGCTTCTACGTGGACCGGGCCAGCGTCGGCACCACGGTCAACATGATCATCACCGCCTCGCTGACGCCGGGCGTCACCATCCTCGAGAACGCAGCCTGCGAGCCGGAGATCGTGGACCTGGCCAACTTCATCAACGCCATGGGCGGCCGGGTGCGGGGCGCGGGCACCAACACCGTGCGCATCGAGGGGGTCGACCGGCTGCGCGGCGCGCGGCACGAGGTGATCCCCGACCGCATCGAGGCCGGCACCTACATGGTGATGACCGCCGCCGCCGGCGGCGAGGTCCGCATTGAGAACGTCATCCCCGAGCATCTGGGCACCGTCATCGCCAAGCTGATCGAGGCCGGCCAGGAGGTCGTGGAGCAGGGCGACAGCATTGTGGTGCGGTCGCGCCCCATCCGCTCCGTGGACGTGGAGACCCAGGTCTACCCGGGTTTCCCCACTGACCTGCAGTCGCCCTGGGTCGCCCTGATGGGCCTGGCCGACGGCATCGCCGTGGTGCAGGAGACCATCTTCGAGAACCGCTTCGGCTTCACCAACGAGCTGATCCGGATGGGAGCCAACATCAAGGTTGACCGGAACACCGGGATCGTCCGCGGCGTCGAACGGTATACCGGCGCACCGGTGGAGGCCAAGGACATCCGTGGCGGCGCCGCCCTCGTCACGGCCGCCCTCGCCGCCGAGGGCGTGACCGAGATCGGCGGCGTGCGGTACATCGACCGGGGCTACACCCGCATGGAGGAGAAGCTGACCGCACTGGGTGCGGACATCAAGCGGGTTACGGTGGAGGAAGGCCCCTGAGGGGGAGGGGTGCCTGTTGGCACGAGCCGTACACTCTGCTCGGCGACGGCCCGGGCGGGGGGAGGTCCGCCGGCGCGAGCCGGCGCGGCGCGCCCCGCTTCCGCTGCCGGGCGCGCCCGACGGCCTGCTGATCGCCGCCGTGGCGGGGCTCGCCAGCTTCGGCCTGGTCATGATCTACAGCGCCACCATCCACGAGGGGACCACCGCCGAGGTTGTACGCAGGATGGCCGTCCAGTTCGGCGGCGGCGTCCTGGGCCTTCTGGCCGGGCTGCTGGTGCCGCTCGACTGGTGGCGCAGGCTGACGGTTCCCGCCCTCCTGATCACCGCCGCGGCGCTGGCCTCGCTGCTGATTCCCGGCAATCCCTTCGCCATCACCCGCCTGGGCGCCACGCGCTGGCTCGACGTGGGCCCGCTCTCCTTCCAGCCGTCCGAGTTCGCCAAGCTGACCTTCGTCCTGTTCGGCGCCGGCTTCCTGGAGCGCAGGGCGCCGCGGCTCAGGGCCGGCCACTGGGGCGTCTACCTCCTGGTGCTGGCCGTCTTCGGCGGCCTGATCTACCTGGAGCCCGACCTGGGGACCGCCCTGGTGCTCGGGGGCATCGCCCTCTGCCTGCTCTGGGTGGCCCGCATTCACCTGGTTCCCTTCACCGGCCTCGTGGCGGGGGCCGCGGCCGGGGTCTTCTACCTGGCCATGAACAAGGAGCACCAGAGGCTCCGGCTTCTGTCCTGGTGGAACCCGTGGGCCTACGAGGACGACATCGGCCACCAGGTCATCCAGTCCTGGACCGCCATGGCCCGCGGCGGGCTCTGGGGCGTCGGGCTGGGCGAGTCGCTGCAGAAGCTGGACAACCGCCTGCCCGAGGCGGAGACCGACTTCATCTTCGCCGTCGTGGCCGAGGAGCTGGGGCTCATCGGCGGCGCGGCGGTCATCCTCCTGTTCGTGCTGTTCACCTGGCGCGGGTTCAACGTCGCCCTGCGCGCACCGGACCGGTACACGATGCTCCTGGCCGCGGGCGTCACGACCTGGGTGGGCGGCCAGGCGCTCCTGAACATCGGGGTGGTCACCGGCACCCTGCCCAACACGGGCATCCCGCTGCCCTTCCTCTCGTCCGGCGGCTCCTCGCTGCTGGCCCTGATGATCGGGGTCGGCATCCTCATCTCCATCAGCCGCCTGGCACGCCCCGCAGGCGCCAATCACGGCGAACGGTAGCCCCCTGCACCGGCAGGGGGCTCTTCTTGTGCGGATCCCTTTTTCTGCCCAGGCGGGCATACCTTCTGGTATAATGGTTAGCACATAACAGTCTCACCATTCCGAACCGGACGGGAGGAGCGCGTATGAGGCGAGAAGCCGTCGTCGTCAGTGCCGTGCGCACGCCCTTCGGCGCCTTCAACGGGGGGCTGAAGGACCTCTCCGCAACGGATCTGGGCGCCGTGGCCATCAGGGAGGCGGTCCGCCGGGCCAGGCTGGATGAGCGGCCCGAGCAGATCGACCACGTGCTGATGGGCCAGGTGGTGCAGGCGGGCGCCGGCCAGATTCCGTCGCGGCAGGCGGCCCACAAGGCGGGGCTGCCCTACGGCGTCGTGTCCGAGACAGTGAACAAGGTCTGTGCGTCCAGCCTGTGGGCCGTCAACCTGGCCGACCTGATGATCCGGGCCGGCGACGCCGAGGTGGTGGTCGCGGGCGGGATGGAGTCGATGTCCAACGCGCCCTACCTGCTCTTCGATGCGCGCCGGGGTTACCGCATGGGCCACGGCAGACTGGTGGACGGCGTGATCCACGACGGCCTCTGGTGCGCCTTCGGCGACGTCCACATGGGCACCTATGGCGGTCAGGGTGCCCGGGAGTACGGCCTCACCCGCGCTGAGCTCGACGAGTGGGCCTACCGCAGCCACATGCGTGCGGCCGCCGCCTGGGACCGGGGCCTCTTCGCCGAAGAGGTGACGCCCGTGACGATCAAGCAGAAGAAAGGAGAGGTCACCGTCGCGGTGGACGAGCCGATCCGGCGCGACACCTCCCTGGAGAAGCTGGCGGCGCTGCGCCCGGCCTTCGAGCCGGACGGGGTGATCACCGCCGGCAACGCCCCGGGCCTCTCCGACGGCGCCTCGGCCCTGGTCATCATGTCCCGGGAGAAGGCCCAGGCGCTCGGGCTGGAGGTGCTGGCCACGATCCTGGCCCAGGGGCAGCACTCCGAGGAGCCCCACGCCCTGCACACGGTGCCGGCCCGGGCCGGGCAGCAGGCGCTGGCCCGCGCCGGGCTCACCGCTGCGGACCTGAACCTGGTGGAGATCAACGAGGCCTTCGCCGCGGTGACGCTGGTCTCGACCCGGCTCCTGGGGGTCGACCCCGAGATCGTCAACGTCAACGGCGGCGCCATCGCGCTCGGCCATCCCATCGGGGCCAGCGGCGGCCGGATCCTCATGCACCTGATCTACGAACTGCGGCGCCGGGGCGGCGGCATCGGCCTGGCCGCCATCTGCTCCGGCGGCGGCCAGGGCGAGGCGACGCTGATCCGGGTCGAGTAGGCTGCGACCTGCGCGGGGTGCGCGCATCGGCTCCGTTGCCATCTGCTCTGGCGTCGGTCGTGGGCGGCGACGCTGATTCGCGTTCAGTAGATCTACCTTGAGAGGGATGAGGACGATGCAGCGGATCATGGTGGTTGGCGCCGGCCAGATGGGCTCGGGCATCGCCCAGGTGGCGGCGCAGGCGGGATATCAGGTCTACCTGCGGGATATCGAGGACCGCTTCGTGCAGCGCGGCCTGGGCGTGATCGAGAAATTCCTGTCCCGGGACGTCGCGAAGGGGCGGCGCACCGAGGAGGAGAAGGCGGCGATCCTGGGGCGCATCACCGGCACCGTGGATCTGGCGCCGGCCGCCCAGTGCGACCTGGTCATCGAGGCCATCGTCGAGAACCTGGAGGCTAAGCTGGCGCTCTTCCGCGAGTTGGATCAGATCTGCCCGGAGACCACCCTCTTCGCCTCCAACACCTCCAGCCTTCCGATCACGCAGCTGGCTGCGGTGACCCGCCGGCCCGACCGGTTCATCGGCATGCACTTCATGAACCCGGTGCCGGTCATGCAGCTGGTGGAGGTCATCCGGGGCATCGCGACCTCGGACGAGACCTACGCCCGGATCCGGTCCCTCGCCGAGGCGATGGGGAAGACGCCGGTCGAGGTCAACGACTTCCCGGGCTTCGTCTCCAACCGGGTTCTCATGCCGATGCTGAACGAGGCCATGTTCTGCGTGTACGAGGGCATCGCCGGGGTCGAGGAAGTCGACACGGTGATGAAGCTCGGCATGAACCACCCCATGGGCCCGCTCACCCTGGCGGACTTCATCGGGCTGGACACCTGCCTGTCGATCATGAACGTGCTGTATGAAGGCTTCAAGGATCCCAAGTACCGGCCCTGCCCGCTGCTGGTGCAGATGGTGCAGGCTGGCTACCTGGGCCGCAAGAGCGGCCGCGGGTTCTACATCTACGACGAGAACGGCGCCACGCCCATGAAGCGGTAGTCCGAAGGAGCCGCCCCCACCGCTGGTGCATGCGGTGGGGGCGGCCCTGTCAGGGCTGCCGGCACAGCTGGGAGACCGAGGTGCGGACGACCCGCTCCATCTCCTCCGGCCGGAGGCGCTCAGGTTCGAGCAGCGCATGGACCGCCAGCCCGTCGATGACGGCGTAGATCCGCTCTGCCTCCAGCGCCAGATCCAGGCCCGCGCGCAGCATCCGCTCGCGGTCGAGGTACGCGAGCAGCTGGCAGATGAGCTCGTGCATCCGGTTCTCCGGAACCCCCGTGAGATCCGCGCGGTGGCGGACGTGTTCCATGAAGGAGAACCAGACGTCCATCTCGGCCCTGCGCTCCGCATCCAGGGGCACCAGCTCCAGCAGCAGCCGGACCGCTTTCTCGTCGGGTGGGAGGTCTTCCCGCACGAGACGCAGGATGCGCTGCTCCACCCGCTCGTTTACGAACCGCATCGCGTAGATCAGCAGATCGTCCTGGTTCTTGAAGTAGTGCCGCAAGGCACCGGCTGACATGCCCGCTTCCGCGGCGATCTTCCGCACTGTCGCCCCTTCCATGCCGCTCTTCAGGATGACCCGCCACATCGCCTCGGCGATGCGCTTCCGCTGTTCCTCGTGACTGACGACCTTCGGCATGGAGCTATTATAGCACAAGTGTGTTGCAAAAACGAGGCGGCCGTGCTACACTCCCCTTTGGCAATACACTTGTGCTAAAAAGGGGTGCGTGGCATCCGATGAGTCCCATCGCCTACCTCATCATCGGGGTAGAAATCGGCTTCTGGCTCTGCACCATCACCGGCCTGGCCGTCCGCTACCTGCTGAACAGGCCTCGCCTCGGCCTCGTCCTGCTGGCCATGACCGCCGTGCTGGACCTGGTTCTGCTCGTTGCGACGACGTACGACGTCCTGGTCAACGGCACGGTTGCGACCCTCGCCCACGGCATCGCCGCGGTCTACCTCAGCATTTCGGTTACGTTCGGAAAGCGGCTCGTCCGCTGGGCGGATGAACGGTTCCGGTACTACGTCCTGAAAACGGGTGCGCGGCCGGTGCAGCTGTACGGCCGCGAGCACGCCCGGTATAACCTGCAGGGCAGCCTGCTTTACCTTCTCGCCTGGCTGCTGGGCGGCGGGTATCTCTTCCTCCTCATCTACCTCGTCGGTGATCCTGTACGGACCAACGCCCTGGCAGCGGTACTGCGGGTCTGGACGGTCTCCGTGATCATCGATCTCCTGATCGCGGCCTCGTACTTCATCTGGCCCAGACAGCCCCAGCCCGCGCCAGCCCCGCAAGCACCACCAGCGCAACCAGGCCGAAGAGCGGGTAGAAGAAAGCCAGCAGCCGGCTGAAGCCGAACCCGCTGCCCAGGAGGGTCAGGCAGATGGTCGCCACGACGGCCTCCCGGTAGCGCCAGAACCGGCCCAGCCGTCCGGCGAAGCCGTAGGCGCAGGCGACGGCGGTCGTGTAGATCTCGGCCCAGAGCACCAGGGCGTAGAACCACTGCACGGCGCCGCTGTGGAAGCGGGTCAGGTAGAGCATGGGGATCTCCACCGCCGCCTCGGGCAGGTGGGCGCTGATGGTCAGCGTCATGCCCGCGGCCATCAGGCCCAGGGCGAGGCCGCCGGCGGCGCCGCCCCAGAGGATCACCCGGCGGTCGTTCACCTCGGCGCCCAGCGGGCCCAGCACCGAAATCGAAAGCACCAGATTGTAGCTCACGTAGAGCAGCGCGGCCATCCACCAGGAGCGTGCCGGCGCCAGCTCGGGCGCGGGGGCGAGCTGGCCCAGGGCGGCGCCGAGCCCGTGGTAGTGCAGCGACGAGGCCACCAGCAGGACCACGGCGCCGGTGAGGAGCGGCACCACGACCGTGTTGGCCGTCATGATGCCCCGCATGCCGGCCAGGATCGTCGCGCCGGCGAGCACCGCGGTGAACAGCGTGCCGAGGGCGTACGGCGAGCCCAGCTGCTGGCTGAAGATCGCCCCGCCGCCTGCGATCATCACTGTCAGCGTGATGCCGAGGAAGAGCGTTACGGCGCCGTCCATGATCCGCCCCACCAGCGGGCCGCAGACGTGGTGCAGGATCTCCCGGTGCGTCTCGGCCCGCATCCGCCGGCCGAGCTCCATCACGGTCACGCCAAAGAGGCAGAAGAGCGCCGTGGCCAGCAGCACACCCGTCAACCCCCAGCGCCCGTAAGCGGCGAAGAAGCGCAGTGTCTCCTGGCCGGACGCGAAACCGGCGCCCACGACCGTTCCGATGTAGGTCGTCGCCACGCGGAACACTTGAAATCCGCGCCTCATCGGCACGCCACCGCCCCTCACA
The DNA window shown above is from Symbiobacterium terraclitae and carries:
- the murC gene encoding UDP-N-acetylmuramate--L-alanine ligase, translated to MLKARKVHFIGVGGYGMSALAMVLTQQGMQVSGSDVAASDRTRRLEAAGVEIHIGAHDAAHIDGAEVVVYSTQVPQDNPELAAARARGLRVMHRSEVLAEFVNGQSIAVAGTHGKTTTSSMIAFLLERGGLDPTVLLGGEMEAIGGTGKAGSGPWVVAETDESDRSFLRYRPEVAVVTNVEPEHLEFWEGSFERIKEGFRQFLGQVRPGGLAVLCADDPTLLALGRELAQTPGGARVVFYGTHPAASWQAHNIRTWEKGIAYDCVRDGRMLGEVRLPVPGRHNALNSLGALVAGEYAGLSFAQMRESLLCFGNAKRRFQVWAEVDGIRVVDDYAHHPTEIRATLAAAREQARGRIVAVFQPQRYSRTHWLMDQFATAFQDADVLVLTRIYSPPGEQPIPGVSAETLAARITANTGRPVTLLSDPREILAFLLSEVRPGDTVLTMGAGDIWQVARDLAQELKARTPSARGQG
- a CDS encoding uracil-DNA glycosylase; this encodes MIYTGAPTELDLLPDMNALAEVVRGCSRCGLRAGCQQVVFGEGVWPAGLMCIGEGPGADEDRLGRPFVGKAGQLLDRILEVSGFDRRRNCYIANVVKCRPPGNRIPEPAERQACWPYLRAQIRLVQPKIIVLLGATALQGVIDPQARITRMRGQWIEREGILFMPTYHPAALLRDPSKKRDVWEDMKQVIHKYRELVDPNHYSPYV
- the guaB gene encoding IMP dehydrogenase — its product is MDSKFGPEALTFDDVLLVPARSEVLPRDVDVSTRLTRKIRLNIPLISAAMDTVTEARMAIAMAREGGIGIIHKSMSIERQAEEVDKVKRSEHGIIVDPVYVHPDDMIDVALQLMARYRISGVPVVERGTHKLVGILTNRDLRFEDNWHQPVGNVMTRENLITAPVGTTLEEAKGILRHAKVEKLPLVDDHGVLKGLLTIKDIEKAKKYPNSAKDERGRLLCGAAIGVSPDVMERAGALVDAGVDVLVLDSAHGHSAGIIEVLRRVKASFPNVQVIAGNVATPEGTRDLIEAGADAVKVGIGPGSICTTRVVAGIGVPQVTAIFESAKAADEYDVPIIADGGIKYSGDITKAIAAGASAVMIGSLFAGTDESPGEMEIYQGRSFKVYRGMGSLGAMKEGSGDRYFQADAPKLVPEGIEGRVPYRGPLADTVFQLVGGLRAGMGYCGTPTIEDLRKNGKFRRITAAGLRESHPHDVHITKEAPNYSVS
- the murA gene encoding UDP-N-acetylglucosamine 1-carboxyvinyltransferase, producing the protein MTAKFIVRGGNRLSGTVAIGGAKNSALPIVTAAALAAEGESILDNVPDNSDIQHLCAILEALGCQVERVAETTLRIRADRLENHVAPYHIARRLRGSTYVMGLLLARLGRGEVACPGGCEIGARPVDFHLKGFKALGAEVVVEHGAMVSQSVNLRGGRFYVDRASVGTTVNMIITASLTPGVTILENAACEPEIVDLANFINAMGGRVRGAGTNTVRIEGVDRLRGARHEVIPDRIEAGTYMVMTAAAGGEVRIENVIPEHLGTVIAKLIEAGQEVVEQGDSIVVRSRPIRSVDVETQVYPGFPTDLQSPWVALMGLADGIAVVQETIFENRFGFTNELIRMGANIKVDRNTGIVRGVERYTGAPVEAKDIRGGAALVTAALAAEGVTEIGGVRYIDRGYTRMEEKLTALGADIKRVTVEEGP
- a CDS encoding FtsW/RodA/SpoVE family cell cycle protein produces the protein MARAVHSARRRPGRGEVRRREPARRAPLPLPGAPDGLLIAAVAGLASFGLVMIYSATIHEGTTAEVVRRMAVQFGGGVLGLLAGLLVPLDWWRRLTVPALLITAAALASLLIPGNPFAITRLGATRWLDVGPLSFQPSEFAKLTFVLFGAGFLERRAPRLRAGHWGVYLLVLAVFGGLIYLEPDLGTALVLGGIALCLLWVARIHLVPFTGLVAGAAAGVFYLAMNKEHQRLRLLSWWNPWAYEDDIGHQVIQSWTAMARGGLWGVGLGESLQKLDNRLPEAETDFIFAVVAEELGLIGGAAVILLFVLFTWRGFNVALRAPDRYTMLLAAGVTTWVGGQALLNIGVVTGTLPNTGIPLPFLSSGGSSLLALMIGVGILISISRLARPAGANHGER
- a CDS encoding acetyl-CoA C-acetyltransferase: MRREAVVVSAVRTPFGAFNGGLKDLSATDLGAVAIREAVRRARLDERPEQIDHVLMGQVVQAGAGQIPSRQAAHKAGLPYGVVSETVNKVCASSLWAVNLADLMIRAGDAEVVVAGGMESMSNAPYLLFDARRGYRMGHGRLVDGVIHDGLWCAFGDVHMGTYGGQGAREYGLTRAELDEWAYRSHMRAAAAWDRGLFAEEVTPVTIKQKKGEVTVAVDEPIRRDTSLEKLAALRPAFEPDGVITAGNAPGLSDGASALVIMSREKAQALGLEVLATILAQGQHSEEPHALHTVPARAGQQALARAGLTAADLNLVEINEAFAAVTLVSTRLLGVDPEIVNVNGGAIALGHPIGASGGRILMHLIYELRRRGGGIGLAAICSGGGQGEATLIRVE
- a CDS encoding 3-hydroxybutyryl-CoA dehydrogenase, producing the protein MQRIMVVGAGQMGSGIAQVAAQAGYQVYLRDIEDRFVQRGLGVIEKFLSRDVAKGRRTEEEKAAILGRITGTVDLAPAAQCDLVIEAIVENLEAKLALFRELDQICPETTLFASNTSSLPITQLAAVTRRPDRFIGMHFMNPVPVMQLVEVIRGIATSDETYARIRSLAEAMGKTPVEVNDFPGFVSNRVLMPMLNEAMFCVYEGIAGVEEVDTVMKLGMNHPMGPLTLADFIGLDTCLSIMNVLYEGFKDPKYRPCPLLVQMVQAGYLGRKSGRGFYIYDENGATPMKR
- a CDS encoding TetR/AcrR family transcriptional regulator; this encodes MPKVVSHEEQRKRIAEAMWRVILKSGMEGATVRKIAAEAGMSAGALRHYFKNQDDLLIYAMRFVNERVEQRILRLVREDLPPDEKAVRLLLELVPLDAERRAEMDVWFSFMEHVRHRADLTGVPENRMHELICQLLAYLDRERMLRAGLDLALEAERIYAVIDGLAVHALLEPERLRPEEMERVVRTSVSQLCRQP
- a CDS encoding YkvI family membrane protein, which translates into the protein MRRGFQVFRVATTYIGTVVGAGFASGQETLRFFAAYGRWGLTGVLLATALFCLFGVTVMELGRRMRAETHREILHHVCGPLVGRIMDGAVTLFLGITLTVMIAGGGAIFSQQLGSPYALGTLFTAVLAGATILAGMRGIMTANTVVVPLLTGAVVLLVASSLHYHGLGAALGQLAPAPELAPARSWWMAALLYVSYNLVLSISVLGPLGAEVNDRRVILWGGAAGGLALGLMAAGMTLTISAHLPEAAVEIPMLYLTRFHSGAVQWFYALVLWAEIYTTAVACAYGFAGRLGRFWRYREAVVATICLTLLGSGFGFSRLLAFFYPLFGLVALVVLAGLARAGAVWAR